Below is a window of Callospermophilus lateralis isolate mCalLat2 chromosome 9, mCalLat2.hap1, whole genome shotgun sequence DNA.
GAGTGTTTTCTCTGCTACacccctctgccatgatgttccatCTCATCTTGgttccagagctatggagtcagccagccaagaactgaatccctgaaaccatCTGGAGAAGATGCCCTTTGAGAATCTTATGAACACATGAAAGTGCTCTCTTGGAATGGTGGAGAGCTCCAAAGTACCAGAACATACCTGAAGTTGGGAAAGTTAGTGGTTTCAAATCCATCTGTCAATTTGAACACAAACAACCTCAAAGACATTGAGAAAACCTTTCAATATTTAATTTGATGATCATATCTCAATTCTAAGTAAAGGTAAAACAGTTACCTGTGAAATAGAAATGgagtaattaaaaaaaacccaaaacacttTAAAAATCTGATGAGTTCAAATGctatttttttaatgacaacTGAATATTGTCTGTAAAATCACAGTAAATCTCAACCTGTAACttaacattttttgttgttactATTACATGTGTatgttaaaaatacataaatacagaaaCTAAAGGTAAGACATAGATTAAATGTATCTTAAAATGCCTTGCTGTTCATGACTCATGATATCATTAGTTAACTTATCAGATCAATATACTCTCAGGATGAGGTTCATTGTACTGATTATGGGGTTCAAGTccatatttgtctttttgtgtgtgtgtatgtaggggGTGATTGACGTTTTCCCATGATTTGACCATGTCAGCAATGTTGCTAATAAAGAATTGATAGCTCTGCTATTTTCTTGTTTGcctttattgttgtttttgtttttttcctttccagTGCTTCGAGTCCAAACCAGGGCTTtctatatgccaggcaagtgctcaccactgagctacatctccagccattgTTTGCTTGTTCTTGCATTATTGGCATTAGTGTCAGTCAGCAGTGAAATCTTTTTAAGCCACTTATCTACTTCATGAAGGTTAGTTTTGTTAAAACTAGATTATGAATTCCACAAATTGAACACATAGAGAGTACAGTCTGTACCAATTTGTTGAAAGTCCTTTTGGTCTCTCCTTGGAGCAGAATTCTCACTTCTTCCTCAAGATATCTTGTTTACCTAAATTCTGTGTAACTACTTGGTATCCACCACATGAGAAAAAAGCTCCTTTTGAATTTCCATATTAAACATTAATAGcaaaatttaattttcatttaacaTGAATAAAGTGTAAATGGaaatcttaaatattttattctctcACCCTGATGGATGGTCTTGCACATTCCTTTAGTTATGTGCATCACATTTGGGCGACTCCCATGTTATAGTCCATGCTCTAATTActaaaattttaaagagaaaaacgATGAACATAATCAAtgataggaaagaaaaagaataaagagtCAATTTATTTTCACTGGAATACTTCTACCTAGCCCCTAATTTAGTGGGTCTTGCCAATCTTCTTTGTCCCTAAAGTAAAATATTTACATTAATATGCAGATTGACAAAAAATCTTgtgcattttctgttttttttttaatccccctCCCCATActgcaattgaacccagggacttcctGTATGCTagataagtattctaccactgagctacatctccaacaccaaactttttttttttttgagcaaggTTGCAAGTGGCATTATCCAATTTCCAAATATctataatttttcaaattttagtcTAATTTCCTTGTGATCTGAGAATGTGCTTGTTATTTTAATCATCTTAAATTTAATCAAGCCTTGTTTTGTGGTCCTACTGTTGGAGTAAATGTTTCATGTGcacttgaaaataatgtgctctgCTTTTGTGAAGTTGTATTATATAAATATTACATTAAGTGACTTGATAGTGTTTATGTTGTCTGtagcctgattttttaaaaaacttttttatttatttatttttattagctccacatgacattacaatgatcttggcaatgtagcctgattttttttttttttttgtctactgTTCTATTGATTACTGAGAAAGGAATATTGAAATCTACAACTATGATTTTGTCTATTTCttcttttagttttttgtttttgccttatgtattggggattgaacccagggatgcttaagctacatctccaagttcttttttattttgaggccaagtctcactaaattgttgagatcttgaattcataatcctcccatctcaatctCCCAACTCACcgtgattacaggtgtatgccactgcacctgaccCACCTTGCTGCTTCTGTTGGTCCCACTGCTTTGTTAAACTCTTTTATCTTTGCACTGAAACTTTTTAATGATTCCATTTTTACTACATTCCACTTACCACTAATAACTTATTAGGGATTCTTCCTCTGTCTCATTTATTTAGAATTGCTCAAAACTATATTTATAAACAAGAAATTGGCAAAGGGGGGGGGTGGGGAATCACCCTGGAATTTTAattaacttaattttttaaaaaaatatagtttacttgtcaatagacctttattttatttatttatatgtggtgctgagaatcaaacctagagcctcacacatactaggcaagtgctctaccactgagccataactccagccccaATTAACTTCATTATCCAAGCAAAAAATATTACCCTTCCTTAATAAGCTGAGTTTTAAATCTTAACTTTAATTAGAGATTGAACTAGTTAAAATGAAAAAGGTCAATGATGTGAGGAAGAATGTCTATTGTTAGATTAAAATAGCTAACCTTTTCACAACAAGTGAACAATAAAGACTAAGACAAGACTAGAAAATACCATAATAAAGAAAGTGAACATCATGCATGGCTATGTCAACCAGAAGTGGGCAGCAAGTATTTTATAGTATAATCTAGGTCTCTCCAAACAACCTGCAGAGCATGATATAGCACCATTTCAAAAACTGTTGGAACATATCCATTTGTTCAGCCAAATATTTGCTGGCTGCCTGCTATATGCAGAATGCATTGCTATTGGTACCTAATGTCCCATGTATTCCAAATGAATTCTGATATGCCCctagatattttcattttattttttaaagaattacaaAAACAGACTGGTATATGTTTTTCTTACTTTATTAAACCTTACTAGTATTCTTTAAGGGACAAACACATGGACAAGTACGATATAGTGAAGAAATCTTATTTTTATAAGAGAATTAAGGAATCACTAAGATATTTCCAGATACTATCTTCAGTGATGATTGTTATCTTTTTTCTGGGACTCCAGATAATATTCGGCTCCTACGGCTACCACAAAAGCAGCAAATCCCCATTTAAATCCTTTTAATAATACACCAACAAAGGAAACAttgtgtgcaaagccacccatGTATCTCCAAGCTTCATTGCTAgaagaaaaaagatgaaaaaaatataatcaCACATAATTCATAAAtactaagtaaaataaatttaattttaatttttataatatacttAAATGTGACATTATTTGAGAAAATCTATGTGGATCACAATAGTAATCTTTCTGTAGCATAGGACAGTTAAGACTATATGACCAAGTTttacttataaaatatattttaaaaagtcacttgATGATTTATTTTATAGTCATACTATTCATGCCTCAAATGCATGACTCACTTTGGTTATCCATCACAGACTAACTGGGTGGCTATACACATACTACTCATTCCAACATCATAGAAAGATCAACTTAGACAATTAGACATTAATTCAGAAGGAGCACAGCTTTTCCCTGTCACAGAAGCTTGAATTTCAGAAGACTGATTTCCTGCTCAGGTAAATCATTCTTCTGAGGATACTGAATAAAGAAGTGAACTAAGTCAGAGAGctgtagggggaaaaaaaatctccttccACAGATATTATGTCAGTGAAAAATACCACGTTGTGAAGAGCAAAAACCATTTATCTCTAAAACTCTGACtggtatggtttagatatgaggtattccccaaaagtgcatgtgtgagacaatgcaagaatgttcagaggagaaatgattagagAGGTGTAACTTAATCACTAGATTAATCCTctaatatggattaactggatggtaactgtagacaggtagggtgtggctggaagaagcaggtcactggggtgATGACTTTGGGATTTATGTTTTGTATCTGGTGAATGGGACTATCTTtcagcttcctggttgccatatcttgagctgctttcctctgctatGCCCCTCCACtaagatgttctgccttaccacagGCCCAGAGTTATGGTGTCAGCTGACCATGACCTGAACTTCtgccactgtgagccaaaataaacttttcctcctttaagttcttgttaggtcttttggtcacagtaacagTAAGGATAACTAAAATACTGACttaatagaaaatatgaaaactAATCAAATCAAATTTAAATGTCCAAACCCAAGACGTTAGCAGAAAATGACAGAATAACATACctcatgaacacagatgcaaatatTCTTAACAGAATTTTATAAAATTGAATCCAACAAGATACAAAAAGGATAATACATCATGATGAAGTAGAGTTCACCCCACACATGAAAGATTGgttttaagatatatatatataataaatacacacacacacacacacacacacacacacacacatatatatgaatacacactatatataatacacacacacaattttttttttttttttttttttgataccagggattgaacccagggacagttaaccactgagcaacatccttagcctgttttatttttcattttgagacagggtcttgctaagttgctcagggccttgctaaattgctgagtctggttttgtacttgcaatcctcctgcctcagtctcccaagccattgggattacaggtgagtccCAGCAAAACAGTtttgatatatgaaaatcaaagtgattcatcatataaatggaatttaaaaaattacaagaGCATTTCAATAGATACAGTAAAAAGTATTTGATGAAattcaagaattaaaaaaaaacaaagggctagggttgtggctcagcggtagagggctcaccttgcacatgcgagaccctgggttccatcctcagcatcacataaaaattaataagtgaAATACAGATatcattttgtccaactacaactaaaaaaaaaaaaaaaacccaaaaacaaataataaaagctTGGCATGGTGGCTTGTACCTATAGTTCCAGCtaataaggaggctgaggcaagaggagggCCTGAGCCCACAAGTTTGGGGCCACCCTGGGAAGTACAGTAAGAACAcggtttttaaataaaagaaaaagaaaggaagaaaataaaaatctgagAAACTTTGGGATAGATGAGAAATTCTTCATTTTGGTAAATGGCATCTCTGAAAATCCTAAAACCCAGCAAACTTAGTGGTGACAGACTGCTTTCTCTCAGGAAAAAGGCAAAGATGGCTGCTTATATCACTTTAATTAACATCATACTAGTATAGTTAGctaatgcaattaaaaaaaataaaaagttaagaaTATTGTCTTCACAGATAAAATGATTATCTCTGAATAAAATTCTAAag
It encodes the following:
- the Ndufb3 gene encoding NADH dehydrogenase [ubiquinone] 1 beta subcomplex subunit 3, translating into MAPGHGHGHEHGHGKLELPDYRQWKIEGTPLQTVQEKLVAKGLRDPWGRNEAWRYMGGFAHNVSFVGVLLKGFKWGFAAFVVAVGAEYYLESQKKDNNHH